In Aegilops tauschii subsp. strangulata cultivar AL8/78 chromosome 3, Aet v6.0, whole genome shotgun sequence, one genomic interval encodes:
- the LOC109778361 gene encoding putative lipid-transfer protein DIR1: MAMAGRKVTTSNAGVAAALVALLVVAAASGAAGYHVCNVDTDSLVNNCRSYCAVGSNEASPSGACCGAVRGANFKCLCKYKGLLPKGIDANRAMQIPAKCGYGAASC; the protein is encoded by the coding sequence ATGGCCATGGCCGGGAGGAAGGTGACGACGAGCAACGCCGGCGTCGCGGCCGCGCTGGTGGCGCTGCTGGTcgtggcggcggcgtcgggcgcggCCGGGTACCATGTCTGCAACGTGGACACGGACAGCCTGGTGAACAACTGCAGGTCCTACTGCGCGGTGGGCAGCAACGAGGCCAGCCCCAGCGGCGCGTGCTGCGGCGCGGTGCGCGGCGCCAACTTCAAGTGCCTCTGCAAGTACAAGGGCCTGCTGCCCAAGGGCATCGACGCCAACCGCGCCATGCAGATCCCCGCCAAGTGCGGCTACGGGGCGGCCTCCTGCTAG
- the LOC109778360 gene encoding uncharacterized protein isoform X1 yields the protein MASGIPTTTSSSLLLFFLLSCLLIGHALCNQGHHGSISGADYGEQYAHQGLPEEHIDLQENIKQGLNKEKPPKYARRMLIGSIAPICTYNECRGCRSKCTAEQVPVDANDPMNSAYHYKCVCHR from the exons ATGGCCAGTGGTATCCCCACAACAACCTCGAGCtccctgctcctcttcttcctcctctcttgcTTGCTCATCGGCCATGCTCTCTGCAACCAAGGCCACCATGGCAGCATCTCAG GTGCAGACTATGGAGAACAATATGCTCACCAGGGATTACCTGAAGAACATATAGacctgcaagagaacatcaag CAGGGTCTAAACAAGGAGAAACCGCCCAAGTATGCAAGGAGAATGCTGATTGGTTCAATTGCTCCCATATGCACGTACAACGAATGCAGGGGGTGTCGATCCAAGTGTACCGCTGAGCAAGTTCCGGTGGATGCAAATGACCCCATGAATAGTGCCTATCATTACAAGTGTGTCTGCCACAGGTGA
- the LOC109778360 gene encoding uncharacterized protein isoform X2, giving the protein MASGIPTTTSSSLLLFFLLSCLLIGHALCNQGHHGSISGADYGEQYAHQGLPEEHIDLQENIKGLNKEKPPKYARRMLIGSIAPICTYNECRGCRSKCTAEQVPVDANDPMNSAYHYKCVCHR; this is encoded by the exons ATGGCCAGTGGTATCCCCACAACAACCTCGAGCtccctgctcctcttcttcctcctctcttgcTTGCTCATCGGCCATGCTCTCTGCAACCAAGGCCACCATGGCAGCATCTCAG GTGCAGACTATGGAGAACAATATGCTCACCAGGGATTACCTGAAGAACATATAGacctgcaagagaacatcaag GGTCTAAACAAGGAGAAACCGCCCAAGTATGCAAGGAGAATGCTGATTGGTTCAATTGCTCCCATATGCACGTACAACGAATGCAGGGGGTGTCGATCCAAGTGTACCGCTGAGCAAGTTCCGGTGGATGCAAATGACCCCATGAATAGTGCCTATCATTACAAGTGTGTCTGCCACAGGTGA